TCACTCTGCGCCGGGAAACGACTGCCCCGCAGCCTGTTCACCGTAGGGCAGCGAGAAGTGAAGCTGCTCAATGAGCCAGCGGCTCCCGGTGTTCCGCAGCACCATGGTCGACCGGCCATAGAGCGTCTGCTTTGTGGTCCCGTCAATTGTGAACGCAATGGCACTCTTTGACGTTGCCCAGGCAACCCTGCCATCCCCAAAGATCTTCCGGTCAGTAAACTCAACCGAAAGAACGGTGGCCTGGCTCATATCACGCTTTATGTGCTGGATAAAATCAGTATGATTCGTAATGACTTCATCCGGCC
The sequence above is drawn from the Methanomicrobiales archaeon HGW-Methanomicrobiales-1 genome and encodes:
- a CDS encoding DUF4440 domain-containing protein, whose translation is MKLTPAQDAEVIAVMQQYATAYRKKDIQAFSALFSPDITGFGSGPDEVITNHTDFIQHIKRDMSQATVLSVEFTDRKIFGDGRVAWATSKSAIAFTIDGTTKQTLYGRSTMVLRNTGSRWLIEQLHFSLPYGEQAAGQSFPGAE